One genomic window of Azospirillum sp. TSH58 includes the following:
- the rmuC gene encoding DNA recombination protein RmuC: MQFAFDAQSVLLGGLAGALLGAILAGMIVRLYAARAEAEAAAIHAELVTRLDVAERIEGDLREEVEARDHQIARLNGELSAARERQAELSTTLARERASAAEKLALLERAQATLSDSFKALSAEALRSNNQSFLDLAKETLTTFQEQARGDLEKRQTAIADIVAPVRQSLERMDGQIQEMERSRAGAYEGLKQQVLSLVETQAQLRAETGNLVRALRSPVARGRWGEIQLRRVCEMAGMLDHCDFVEQMSVEAAGGRLRPDLVVKLPGGKTIVVDAKTPLEGYLDGVQAADDGARRDGLSRHARHVREHMKQLGTKAYWDQFADSPEFVVLFLPGENFFSAALEHDPALIEAGIDHRVILATPTTLIALLRAVAYGWRQERLTDSAREISALGAELYKRLHDLGGHMERLGVQLDKAVGCYNGAVGSLESRVLVTARRFRDLHATPDSAEEIPLLEPLDHAPRPLQAPELRAAEHRAADLRAAARA, encoded by the coding sequence ATGCAGTTCGCGTTCGACGCCCAGTCGGTGCTTCTCGGCGGCCTGGCCGGCGCCCTTCTCGGGGCGATCCTGGCGGGCATGATCGTGCGCCTCTACGCCGCACGCGCCGAGGCCGAGGCCGCCGCCATCCACGCCGAACTGGTCACCCGGCTCGACGTCGCCGAGCGAATCGAGGGCGACCTGCGGGAGGAGGTGGAGGCCCGCGACCATCAGATCGCCCGGCTGAACGGCGAGCTGTCCGCCGCCCGCGAGCGGCAGGCGGAGCTGTCCACCACGCTGGCCCGCGAGCGCGCGTCGGCGGCGGAGAAGCTGGCCCTCCTGGAGCGCGCGCAGGCCACCCTGTCCGACAGCTTCAAGGCCCTGTCGGCGGAAGCCCTGCGCTCCAACAACCAGAGCTTCCTCGACCTCGCCAAGGAAACGCTGACGACCTTCCAGGAGCAGGCGCGCGGCGACCTGGAGAAGCGGCAGACCGCCATCGCCGACATCGTCGCCCCGGTCCGCCAGTCGCTGGAGCGCATGGACGGCCAGATCCAGGAGATGGAGCGCAGCCGCGCCGGCGCCTACGAGGGGCTGAAGCAGCAGGTGCTGTCGCTGGTGGAAACCCAGGCCCAGCTCCGCGCCGAGACCGGCAACCTCGTCCGCGCCCTGCGCAGCCCGGTGGCGCGCGGGCGCTGGGGCGAGATCCAGCTCCGCCGGGTCTGCGAGATGGCCGGGATGCTCGACCACTGCGATTTCGTGGAGCAGATGAGCGTGGAGGCCGCCGGCGGACGCCTGCGCCCCGACCTCGTGGTCAAGCTGCCCGGCGGCAAGACCATCGTGGTGGACGCCAAGACGCCGCTGGAAGGTTATCTCGACGGGGTGCAGGCGGCCGACGACGGCGCCCGCCGCGACGGGTTGTCGCGCCACGCCCGCCATGTGCGGGAGCATATGAAGCAGCTCGGCACCAAGGCCTACTGGGACCAGTTCGCGGATTCCCCGGAATTCGTCGTGCTGTTCCTGCCCGGCGAGAACTTCTTCTCCGCGGCGCTGGAGCATGACCCGGCGCTGATCGAGGCGGGCATCGACCACCGGGTGATCCTCGCCACCCCGACGACGCTGATCGCGCTGCTGCGCGCCGTCGCCTATGGCTGGCGGCAGGAGCGGCTGACCGACAGCGCCCGCGAAATCAGTGCGTTGGGCGCCGAACTCTACAAGCGCCTGCACGATCTGGGCGGCCACATGGAGCGGTTGGGCGTGCAGCTCGACAAGGCCGTGGGCTGCTACAACGGGGCGGTCGGCAGCCTGGAATCCCGCGTTCTGGTCACCGCCCGCCGCTTCCGCGACCTCCACGCCACCCCGGACAGCGCCGAGGAGATTCCCCTGCTGGAACCGCTGGACCACGCCCCGCGCCCGCTCCAGGCGCCGGAACTTCGCGCCGCCGAGCACCGGGCCGCGGACCTGCGGGCGGCAGCCAGAGCGTAG
- a CDS encoding branched-chain amino acid ABC transporter permease, whose product MSAAVHRRPPRLFPPFLLLVVALLLTGCGVDGDQAALCRKLIPAFDSGPVTILDTEALTGDEPALRLTYRAETGTRWIACRFGGRFFDSRRHELVAVATDRMGRLRPMQFTMLRIWAGLPAARLGLPPESSGPERAAPTDWAPLLFFLQQVINAATVACVYGLLALGYTLVYGILGQINLAMGELTMIGAMLTAMGAAALGMAGLGSLPVAVLGVFATVMAFTAVQGWTMDRLVFRRLRRTHNHTPLIAAVGLSIAYQEGMRLLHGARDWWPAPFLADRHELVSDGAFTVTALTSQAVILLMTGGLYALLWAIMQRTAYGRAHRACADDVGAAELVGVDVDRTVATTFAVGGALAAAAGAVIALYYGGVNFYTGYLIGFKALAAAVVGGIGSVPGAMLGGALLGLVETFWSAYFAIAYKDIVAFGLLTLFLIYRPDGLMGRRRGRGD is encoded by the coding sequence GTGTCCGCCGCCGTGCATCGCCGTCCGCCGCGCCTGTTCCCGCCCTTCCTCCTGCTGGTCGTCGCCCTGCTGCTGACCGGCTGCGGCGTGGACGGCGATCAGGCCGCGCTGTGCCGCAAGCTGATCCCCGCCTTCGACTCCGGCCCCGTCACCATCCTGGACACGGAGGCGCTGACCGGCGACGAGCCGGCGCTGCGCCTGACGTACCGGGCGGAGACGGGGACCCGCTGGATCGCCTGCCGCTTCGGCGGACGCTTCTTCGACTCGCGCCGGCACGAGCTGGTGGCGGTGGCGACCGACCGCATGGGGCGGCTGAGGCCCATGCAATTCACCATGCTGCGCATCTGGGCCGGACTGCCCGCCGCCCGCCTCGGCCTGCCGCCGGAATCGAGCGGCCCGGAACGGGCAGCGCCGACGGACTGGGCGCCGCTGCTCTTCTTCCTGCAACAGGTCATCAACGCCGCCACGGTGGCCTGCGTCTACGGGCTGCTGGCGCTGGGCTACACGCTGGTCTACGGCATCCTCGGGCAGATCAATCTCGCCATGGGCGAGCTGACCATGATCGGCGCCATGCTGACCGCCATGGGGGCGGCGGCGCTGGGCATGGCCGGGCTGGGCAGCCTGCCGGTGGCGGTGCTGGGCGTCTTCGCCACGGTGATGGCCTTCACCGCCGTGCAGGGCTGGACGATGGACCGGCTGGTGTTCCGCCGCCTGCGCCGCACCCACAATCACACGCCGCTGATCGCCGCCGTGGGCCTGTCCATCGCCTATCAGGAGGGGATGCGGCTGCTGCACGGCGCCCGCGACTGGTGGCCGGCCCCCTTCCTGGCCGACCGGCACGAGCTGGTCAGCGACGGCGCCTTCACCGTCACCGCCCTGACCTCGCAGGCGGTGATCCTGCTGATGACCGGGGGGCTGTACGCCCTGCTCTGGGCGATCATGCAGCGCACCGCCTACGGCCGCGCCCACCGCGCCTGCGCCGACGATGTCGGCGCGGCGGAACTGGTCGGGGTGGATGTGGACCGCACCGTGGCGACCACCTTCGCGGTGGGCGGCGCCCTGGCCGCGGCGGCGGGGGCGGTGATCGCGCTCTATTACGGCGGGGTCAATTTCTACACGGGCTATCTGATCGGCTTCAAGGCGCTGGCCGCCGCGGTGGTCGGCGGCATCGGATCGGTCCCCGGCGCCATGCTGGGCGGCGCCCTGCTGGGGCTGGTCGAGACCTTCTGGTCGGCCTATTTCGCCATCGCCTACAAGGACATCGTGGCCTTCGGGCTGCTCACCCTCTTCCTGATCTACCGCCCGGACGGGCTGATGGGCCGCCGCCGCGGGCGGGGGGATTGA
- a CDS encoding cold-shock protein: MPVGTVKWFNSTKGYGFIQPDNGGADVFVHISAVERAGLRSLNEGQKVSYEEQRDPKRGKTSAENLKAV, encoded by the coding sequence ATGCCTGTCGGTACCGTCAAGTGGTTCAACAGCACCAAGGGCTACGGCTTCATTCAACCGGACAACGGCGGCGCGGACGTTTTCGTCCACATCTCCGCGGTCGAGCGCGCGGGCCTGCGCAGCCTGAACGAAGGCCAGAAGGTGTCCTACGAGGAACAGCGCGATCCGAAGCGCGGCAAGACCTCGGCGGAGAACCTGAAGGCCGTCTGA
- the truA gene encoding tRNA pseudouridine(38-40) synthase TruA, with protein MQRWKLTLEYDGRPFVGWQRQDNGPSVQQTLEEAIERLSGETVRVHTSGRTDAGVHALGQVCHFDLEKPFTGLKLRDALNFHLRPAPVAVLLAEAVPEEFHARMTCLGRSYVYRIVNRRAPLALETGRAWHVMRPLDAEAMHEAAQVLVGQHDFTSFRASLCQANSPVKTLERLAVERVGDEVRVHAAARSFLHHQVRNMVGTLELVGAGKWSADDLRRALEARNRSAAGPTAPPDGLYFVGARY; from the coding sequence ATGCAGCGCTGGAAACTGACCCTCGAATATGACGGCCGGCCCTTCGTCGGCTGGCAGCGGCAGGACAACGGCCCCTCCGTCCAGCAGACGCTGGAGGAGGCGATCGAGCGCCTGTCCGGCGAGACCGTGCGCGTCCACACCTCCGGACGGACGGACGCCGGCGTGCACGCGCTGGGGCAGGTCTGCCATTTCGATTTGGAAAAGCCCTTCACCGGGCTGAAGCTTCGCGACGCCCTGAACTTCCACCTGAGGCCCGCCCCCGTCGCCGTCCTGCTGGCCGAGGCGGTGCCGGAGGAGTTCCACGCCCGCATGACCTGCCTGGGGCGCAGCTACGTCTACCGCATCGTCAACCGCCGCGCCCCGCTGGCCCTGGAGACCGGCCGCGCCTGGCACGTCATGCGCCCGCTGGACGCCGAGGCGATGCACGAGGCCGCGCAGGTCCTGGTCGGCCAGCACGACTTCACGAGCTTCCGCGCCTCGCTCTGCCAGGCCAACTCCCCGGTCAAGACGCTAGAGCGGCTGGCCGTCGAGCGGGTCGGCGACGAGGTTCGGGTGCACGCCGCCGCCCGCTCCTTCCTGCACCATCAGGTGCGCAACATGGTGGGCACGCTGGAACTGGTCGGGGCCGGCAAGTGGAGCGCCGACGACCTGCGCCGCGCGCTGGAGGCCCGCAACCGCTCCGCCGCCGGGCCGACCGCCCCGCCGGATGGCTTGTATTTCGTCGGCGCCCGCTACTGA
- the fmt gene encoding methionyl-tRNA formyltransferase codes for MTPLRLVFMGTPDFAVPSLRALADAGHEVVCVYSQPPRPAGRGQQVQKSPVHRFAEERGIPVRTPKSLRNPEAQAEFADLTADAAVVAAYGLILPQPILDAPRLGCLNVHGSLLPRWRGAAPIQRSILAGDAETGITIMQMDIGLDTGAMLLKDAVPITAETTASSLHDALADMGARLIVEALDGLAAGRLTAEPQPEEGVTYAAKLTREDGRLDWTRDAAYVERQVRALTPWPGCWFDAPTPTGGVERIKVLKAEPAPEARKAAPGTLLDDRLTIACADGAVRLTLVQRPGKAAVDGAALLRGFALPVGTRLGDAACSAGN; via the coding sequence ATGACGCCGCTCCGCCTCGTTTTCATGGGCACGCCGGACTTCGCCGTGCCCAGCCTGCGCGCCCTGGCCGATGCCGGGCACGAGGTGGTCTGCGTCTACAGCCAGCCGCCCCGCCCCGCCGGGCGCGGGCAGCAGGTCCAGAAATCCCCGGTCCACCGCTTCGCCGAGGAGCGGGGCATCCCCGTGCGCACGCCCAAGTCGCTGCGCAACCCCGAGGCCCAGGCGGAGTTCGCCGACCTGACGGCCGACGCCGCGGTGGTCGCCGCCTACGGGCTGATCCTGCCGCAGCCGATCCTCGACGCGCCGCGGCTGGGCTGCCTGAACGTGCACGGCTCCCTGCTGCCGCGCTGGCGCGGCGCCGCCCCGATCCAGCGCTCGATCCTGGCCGGCGACGCCGAGACCGGCATCACCATCATGCAGATGGACATCGGGCTGGACACCGGGGCCATGCTGCTGAAGGACGCGGTGCCGATCACCGCCGAGACCACCGCCAGCAGCCTGCACGACGCGCTGGCCGACATGGGCGCGCGCCTGATCGTCGAGGCGCTCGACGGCCTCGCCGCCGGCCGCCTGACCGCCGAGCCGCAGCCCGAGGAGGGCGTGACCTACGCCGCCAAGCTGACGCGCGAGGATGGCCGGCTCGACTGGACACGCGACGCCGCCTATGTGGAGCGGCAGGTCCGTGCCCTCACCCCCTGGCCCGGCTGCTGGTTCGACGCCCCGACGCCGACCGGCGGGGTGGAGCGCATCAAGGTCCTGAAGGCCGAACCGGCCCCAGAGGCCCGCAAGGCGGCGCCCGGCACCCTGCTGGACGACCGCCTGACCATCGCCTGCGCCGACGGCGCCGTGCGCCTCACCCTGGTGCAGCGGCCCGGCAAGGCCGCGGTGGACGGCGCCGCCCTGCTGCGCGGCTTCGCACTGCCCGTCGGCACCCGTCTCGGCGACGCCGCATGCAGCGCTGGAAACTGA
- a CDS encoding ChaN family lipoprotein, with translation MLPRLMAVLLLSGGLLAGLGDSAAAQTAAPANAAPANAPPAKAPPANACVPPGGWADAAARPLNAADLLRRAAASPAVLLGERHDDADHHRWQLHSLAALHALNPDLAVGMEMFPRSVQPVLDRWSAGQLTEAELLRETNWPKVWGYDARFYLPILHFARMNRLPVVALNVDRGLVSRTAREGWAAVPANEREGVGDPAPPPASYTERLRQVMAAHGPGERRSGSFERFVEAQSVWDRAMAERIADTHRQANRTVVAILGQGHIEGRDGVPHQLADLGIRNSVVLLPWDEDRPCAELDGRIADAVYGLGESEAPAETPRPRLGVMLEPGPEGVRVRSVTEGSVAAAAGLTAGDLVVAAAGSPVREASDLTAVVQRQAPGTWLPLTVKREKGTAELVAKFPASPVVE, from the coding sequence GGCCTGCTGGCTGGCCTGGGCGACAGCGCCGCGGCGCAGACCGCCGCCCCGGCCAACGCCGCACCGGCCAACGCCCCCCCGGCCAAAGCCCCACCGGCCAACGCCTGCGTGCCGCCCGGCGGCTGGGCCGACGCCGCCGCCCGCCCGCTGAACGCCGCCGACCTGCTGCGGCGCGCCGCCGCGTCGCCCGCCGTTCTGCTGGGGGAACGGCACGACGACGCCGACCACCACCGTTGGCAGCTTCACAGCCTGGCGGCGCTGCACGCGCTGAATCCCGATCTGGCGGTCGGCATGGAGATGTTCCCGCGCAGCGTTCAGCCGGTCCTCGACCGCTGGAGCGCCGGGCAGCTGACCGAGGCGGAGCTGCTGCGCGAGACCAACTGGCCGAAGGTCTGGGGCTATGACGCCCGCTTCTACCTGCCGATCCTGCATTTCGCCCGCATGAACCGGCTGCCGGTGGTCGCGCTGAACGTCGACCGCGGGCTGGTCAGCCGCACCGCGCGCGAGGGCTGGGCCGCCGTTCCCGCCAACGAGCGCGAAGGCGTGGGCGATCCGGCCCCGCCCCCGGCCTCCTACACCGAGCGGCTGCGTCAGGTGATGGCCGCCCACGGGCCGGGCGAGCGCCGCTCCGGCAGTTTCGAGCGCTTCGTCGAGGCGCAATCGGTCTGGGACCGCGCCATGGCGGAGCGGATCGCCGACACCCACCGCCAAGCCAACCGCACCGTCGTCGCCATCCTGGGCCAGGGCCACATCGAGGGGCGCGACGGCGTCCCCCACCAGCTGGCCGATCTGGGCATCCGGAACAGCGTCGTCCTGCTGCCCTGGGACGAGGACCGCCCCTGCGCCGAGCTGGACGGGCGGATCGCCGACGCGGTCTACGGGCTGGGCGAGAGCGAGGCGCCGGCCGAGACGCCCCGCCCCCGGCTGGGCGTGATGCTGGAGCCGGGGCCGGAGGGGGTGCGCGTGCGCTCCGTCACCGAGGGCAGCGTCGCCGCCGCCGCCGGCCTGACGGCGGGCGACCTCGTGGTCGCCGCGGCGGGCTCCCCGGTGCGCGAGGCCTCCGACCTGACGGCGGTGGTGCAGCGTCAGGCCCCCGGCACATGGCTGCCGCTGACCGTGAAGCGCGAGAAGGGCACGGCGGAGCTGGTGGCGAAGTTCCCCGCCTCGCCCGTGGTGGAATAA
- the def gene encoding peptide deformylase, translated as MAVLDILVAPHPVLKQKAKPVEKVDARIAKLMDDMVETMYAAKGIGLAAPQIGILERVIVVDVHDKDEKPNPIRLANPEIVWKSDDTSVCEEGCLSVPDQYAEVTRPASVRVRYLDETNETREIEADGMLATCIQHEIDHLNGVLFVDYLSMLKRNMILRKVQKMQRA; from the coding sequence ATGGCCGTTCTGGATATCCTCGTCGCCCCGCACCCCGTCCTGAAGCAGAAGGCGAAGCCCGTCGAGAAGGTCGACGCGCGCATCGCCAAGCTGATGGACGACATGGTCGAGACCATGTACGCCGCGAAGGGCATCGGCCTCGCCGCGCCGCAGATCGGCATCCTGGAGCGCGTGATCGTCGTGGACGTGCACGACAAGGACGAGAAGCCGAACCCCATCCGCCTCGCCAACCCGGAAATCGTCTGGAAGTCGGACGACACCTCGGTGTGCGAGGAGGGTTGCCTGTCGGTGCCCGACCAGTATGCGGAGGTCACCCGCCCGGCGTCGGTCCGCGTCCGTTACCTGGACGAGACCAACGAGACGCGCGAGATCGAGGCCGACGGCATGCTGGCGACCTGCATCCAGCACGAGATCGACCATCTGAACGGCGTGCTGTTCGTCGACTACCTGTCGATGCTGAAGCGCAACATGATCCTGCGCAAAGTCCAGAAGATGCAGCGCGCCTGA
- a CDS encoding NUDIX hydrolase gives MPDDPSAPSGSPQGPLKGPLKGPRVRTIPPGEDRERLTCPDCGYIAYQNPLIVVGSVATWEDRILLCRRAIEPRKGYWTLPAGFMEERESTMEGAAREAWEEARAKIAIDSLLAVYDIPRISQVQLIFRARLLSPDVSAGPESQEVGLFRWEEIPWDDLAFPTVQWALREHRSRLGRQDFAPAVNPTPDVLAQWDRML, from the coding sequence ATGCCTGACGATCCGTCCGCCCCCTCCGGCTCCCCCCAAGGTCCCCTCAAAGGTCCCCTCAAAGGTCCGCGCGTCCGCACCATCCCGCCCGGCGAGGACCGCGAGCGGCTGACCTGTCCGGACTGCGGCTACATCGCCTACCAGAACCCGCTGATCGTCGTCGGGTCGGTGGCGACGTGGGAGGACCGCATCCTGCTGTGCCGCCGCGCCATCGAACCGCGCAAGGGCTACTGGACTCTGCCCGCCGGCTTCATGGAGGAGCGGGAGAGCACCATGGAGGGTGCCGCCCGCGAGGCGTGGGAGGAGGCGCGGGCCAAAATCGCCATCGACTCGCTGCTGGCCGTCTACGACATCCCGCGCATCAGCCAGGTTCAGCTCATCTTCCGCGCCCGCCTGTTGTCGCCGGACGTGTCCGCCGGGCCGGAAAGCCAGGAGGTCGGGCTGTTCCGCTGGGAGGAGATCCCCTGGGACGATCTGGCCTTCCCGACCGTTCAGTGGGCCTTGCGCGAGCACCGGTCGCGGCTGGGCCGACAGGACTTCGCCCCGGCGGTGAACCCCACGCCGGACGTGCTGGCGCAATGGGACCGGATGCTCTAG